CGCCGGCCAGCTTGTCGAGGGGGACCACCGCTCCTTTGCGCAGCTTGAGCACGTCCTGCAGATGCATGTGCGTGCGGCCCAATTCGATCTTGAGATCGAGTTCGACGTCGCGGATCAGATCAAGCGTCGCCTGTTCTTCCGTAGGCGAGGCGCCGGCGAACTCTTCGAACTTGAACGAACGAACGCCGTCCGGCAGGGCTTGCTTCGTGCCAGAATCGATCGAAGCCAACGCGTCCTGGGCTTGCTTCAGCAGCAGCTCGACATCTTGCGGCGCGACGCCCGAATCGTCGGCCGCCACCGCGGCAGCGGTCGGCGCTTGCGCGGCGGGGCGCTTCGCAGGTCCGGTGTTTTTCTGGAGTAGGGCCTCGATATCGGCCTGGCCCAACAGCTTGGCCGGATCTTCCTCGTTCGACTTGGCCGCGGGCGGTTTGCCCGTTTGGCCGAGCAGGGCTTCGATGTCTTGCTGGCCCAGTTGCGCCGCGGCTGCGCTCGCGGGCGGTTCGCCGGGGGGCGCGGCAGGCTTGGCCGTTCGGGGAGGTCCCGATTGCGCCTGCTGCAAGAGCCGTTCGATTTCGTCCTGTCCGATGCGCTGTGAATCGTCGGTCATACGACCCGCATCCCTGCCTGAGCCGCACTGGCGCGGCGCCGGACAGGTGATCGCTCGACTGCGGAGCGAGAACTGTCGGAAACGCGCTAGCGAGACGTCACTGCTCGAGGAAGGTAAACTCGCTGACGACGATCGCCGTCAGCAAGGGCTTACCGAGAAGGTCGTTACTTTTCTTCAAAACCCGGCGTTTGATCAACCCCAACCCGGGATCGGCCATGTCGTCCGCATCGCTGTTGCGGATGGTAGCAATGATTTGATCGCGCAAGCGATGCTGGTTCTGCGTGTACAGCGCCGAGAACTCGGCGTGGTCGCCGGCCCGCAAGGTGCCGTACAGGTGGAAGTCCATGTACTGGGTCGTGTTCGAGATCGGCTGAAACGTCTGCAGATGAAACGAGCCGAGATCGTACTCGACGATAGCGTCCGGATCGCTCGGCAGGGCGGGCGCGGCGTGAGCGTCGCCGTGCCCGTCACCGTGTCCACCGCCATGAGCGTCGGCCTCTGCGGCCCCATGCGAGGCTTCCGCTTCGGCCTCTTCTCCATCTTCGGCAGCGGCGGCGACGGCCAGATTCGGCACGCACAAGTAACCGATGGCCGTTTCTCCTCCGGCGACCGCCAGCATGAACACCAAACCAATCACCAGGCCCATCAGGCCCGACTTCTTGGGGGCCGCCGCGACGGGGAGCGGTTCGGGGGCTGGAGCGGCTTCGGCGTTTGACATCGATGCACTGCTAGCTGAATGGCCGGCGGATCGATCGAGAACACAGCGGGTGCGCGGCAAGGCCCGAGCGAGTTGCGGCGACTACCGGCCGCTCAGCAAACGTACTTCAATTTCGGCCCCAGAGCCCGCTGTGCCGGTCGTAGCGCGCGGGTCGGCCGCGGGGGCCTGGTCCGGTTGTGACGACAGCGACGACAAGACAATCTCGGGGCGAATCCGCACTGCCGCGATCCGCCGGGCCATGAGCGCTTCGGTCACGTGCCGTGTGCGGCGCTGGGCCAGGGCGAGCGCGTGGTCGACCTGCGCCGGGGTTGAGCCCGCCGTGTCGACCGTCGTGCGTAGCTCGACCGGTTCGCTGCCGGTTTCCACGTGTGCGGCAAAGCGGTCGAGTTCGGCCAAGGCCGGCGCCGCCAATGTGGTCGAGCTGGCGGCGAAGCCGACGCGGACCCCTGCCTGAGCGGGCCCGCTGAGATCGATCGGCGCGCTAGGCGTCGCGCCGGCGGTGTTGCGTTTGAGCAGCGTCTGGCGGCGCGACCGCGCGGCCCAGGCGGCGCGGCGCCGTGCCGCGCGGGGCGATGGCCCCGTGGAGAACCAGCCCCCCGCCTCCTCGCCGAACTGATTGCGCATCGCGCCCAGCAGCGAGCTGTAACGGTCCGGCTCGCGCAGCTCGCTCATGCCGACGAGCATGATGAAGCACGTCAAGAGTAACGTGACCAGGTCGGCATACGTCATCAGCCAGGCCGGTTGCGTCACCACCGGGGGGTGATCGTCGAGCAACGGATCGACCGGGCCGCGCCGCATCAGGCTGCCCTCCGGATGCGCAGACTGGTCGCCGCCGGAGGCTCGGGCAGGAAGGCGCACAGCCGCTGTTCGATAACTCGTGGATGCTCGCCCGCGTGCAGCGCCAGGACACCGCGGAGGATCAATTCCCGGGCCAGTTGTTCTTGGCGATGCACGTGCGTCAGTTTCTCCGCGAGCGGCAGCGCCAGGCAATTGGCCACGAGCGTGCCGTAGAGCGTCGTCATCAGGGCGACCGCCATGCCGGGACCGACGGCCGTGGGATCAGACATTTTGCCGAGCATGATAATCAGGCCCAGCAAGGTGCCCACCAAGCCAAAGGCCGGCGTCATGCGGCCGATTTGTTCGAGCATGCTGCGCGTGGCGAGTTGCTGCCGCCCGGCCGTTTCGCATTCGGTACGCACGATGTCTTCGAGGACTTCGGTCGGAGTACCGTCGATGGCCAGGCGGACGCCGAGCTGCAGTGTGGGATGATCGTCGTCGAGCAGCCGCTCTTCGAGCTGGAGCAAGCCTTCGCGCCGCGCGCTCTCCGCAAGACGCACAATCCGCTCGGCGAGGGCCTCGAGATCGGGGGGCCGCGGTCGAAAGGCGGGGCCGACCGCGGCGCGCCAGCCGCGCAACTGCCGCAAGGGGTGCGCAATCAGCAGCGCCCCCGCCGTCCCGCCGCACACGACCAGCAACGACGAAGTGTGGAAGAATGACAGCGGCGAAGCGCCGGCCATGACGACCGCATACAATAGGCAGCCCGCGGCGACAATCAGCCCGGCAAGGGTAGCCAGATCCATGGCGTTTCCCGCTGGCTAGGGGTGCGCCGCTGCCGCGTCCTGGCTGACCAGCGACGGCAACAGGTACTTGGCCCGCTGATACTCGAGCGCCCGTGACACGACCTCATCCATCGATTCGCGGACGATCAACCGGTCGCCGCCCGTGAGCGTGACAAACGTGTCGGGCCGCGATTCGACGTAACGAATCAGCTCGGCATTGAGCACAAAGGCCTCGCCGTCGAGCCGGGTGAGCTTGATCATGACCATGTCTCCGCGCGCAACGGGCGGCGGCGCCGGCTCGAATCGCCGGCGCCGCGCGTCCGCTTTGCGCTGTTGTTGGTTTACCGTCGCAGGTTGAGCAGTTCGTCGAGCAACTGTTGTGCTGCCGTAATGATCCGGGTGTTGCCTCGGTATTGGGTCGAGGCCAGGATCAGGTCGATCAGGTTGGCGCCAATATCGGTGTTCGAAAGCTCTACGGCGCCCGCGACCAGGGTGCCAATGCCTTGGGTACCGGGGTCGCCTTCGACCGGCAGACCTGAGTTAACGCCTTCGGCATAGAGGTTTTCGCCGCGCTGCTCCAAGCCGGCCGGGTTGGCGAATCGGACCAGGCGGATTTGACCGAGATCGCGCGAGGCGCCGTTGGAGAACACGCCGCGGATCAGGCCGTCTTCGCCGATGATATAGCTCGAGAGCGTGCCCGGCGCCGAACCGTCCTGCCGGGCCGCGGCCAGCGAGCTCTTTTGCGCGGCGAGCCCCGACAGAGAGCTGAAGTCGAGATCGAACTCCATGGGGGACACGCTGGACACGTTGCGCCGCTCGATCGACACGGTGTTCTCCGTGACGTTCGTGACGTTGCCTTCGCCGTCGAAGCTGATCAGCCCGGTGCCGACGGCAATGCCGACGCCCGAGGCGGGATCGTTATCCGGCGAATCGGCGAACCAGCGATAGGTGGTCGAGGTGCTGTTGCGACTCTCCAGGGCCACGGTCACGCGGACGTTCAGCGGAATGCCCAACGAGTCGTAGACGACGAAGTCCGCGGCGGTCGTTTCGCCGACAGCCTGTTGCACGACGCCAAAGCCCAGGTTGACCTGCCGCTGGTTGGTTGCCGTGGTCAGGCTGAAACTCGACAAGGAGACATCCACCGCATTGTCGCGGCCGTTGTTGCTCGTGAGCGTGATCCGGCCGCCCACGACGTCGCCGCCGACGTTGAAGCTCGAACTGTCGCCGGGGATCGGGTTAATCGAGTCTGGCCCCGGTGGAATCTGGATGCCGAGCGACTGTTCCATGAAGTTCATGAGGTCGAGGACCGACGTCGTGGCGGTGACGTCGAGCGTTTTCGACTCGAGCGTACGGCCGCCCTTCTTGCCGGAAAAATCGAGTGTGCCCACTTCGAAGGCGTGACTGTAGGTGTCGCCGTCGCGGACCAGCACGTCGGTCAACAACGTGGCGGCCGTCACGCGCGGACCGTCGAGATCGACCTCGTGGTTGAGCGTGAGCAGCTCGTCGTCGCTGTAGTTGTCGATGAATTCTTCGCCGAAATTGAGCTCCTTGACCTCGAGAAATCGTGAATTGTCGTTCGCCAGGTTCCGGTACAGCTTGATGCCGTCGAAGTCGCCGCCCGAGGGGTCCGGCGGAAAGCCCGTTAGCCGCAGGCGCCCGTTCGAGACGACGACCGGCACCGTGGGGCCCGACGGACGGCTCTCGGGCTGGCCCGTCTTGAAATAGGTGATGCGGTAGCTGTAGTTGCCGTCGAGCACGTCGGTGTCGAGCTGCGGCTGCGCCACGAGCCCCGCGTCGTTCAGGTTGTCGTTGTAGACGACAGCGCCGCCCACGGGCAGGGTACCGATGCGGTAATAGGTGGGCGGCGGATCGCTCAACGCGGCGCTGGCCTGGACGGCGGTGCGATAGATGCGCCGGTTGGCGTAGTCGGTGTCGTCGGGGATCGCGCCGAGGTCGACCTCGCGGCCGCCCGCGTTGGTGACCTGGACGACCACGTCGTCCGAGGGCGTGCTCTCGTTGCCGAAGGCATCGACGTATACGACCTTGTATCGGTAATAACCCTGCGCCAGCGCAGTGGCGTTCGCGATGCCTTCGGTCGCCGTGAACGTGTCGGGCGCCTGTTCGGCAACGGCGATATCCGGGTTGTCGGTCGTGGCCGGGGCGAGCGTCGAACCGTCGCCCAGGATCGCGGTTTGCAGTACCTGGGCCGTTGTGGCCAGATCGCCGTTGGGAATCAGCGTGCCTTCCAGCACGACGTTCTGCGTGGCCTGGGCCACGGCGGCCGCACCCAGCGGAATCGTCAGGGGTACCAGTTCGGTGGGCACGATGTTGAAGTCTTCGTCGACCCCGTGGCCGAGCAACCGGCGGCCGGTTGAAGTCACCAATTCGTTGGCCGAGTTGGTCTTCAAGATGCCGTTGCGCGTGTACTCGCGTGCGCCGTTCGCCTCGACGATGAAGAACCCATCGCCTTGAATGGCCAGGTCCGATGGCGTCGAGCTGATCTCGATCGTGCCTTGCGTGAAGTCGGGCGTGATTTCGGCCACCTGCACGCCGAGGCCGACCTGCCGAGGGTTCGTACCGCCGCTCGTGTCGGTCGGGCCCGAGCCCAGGCTGCGTGTCTGCAGCAACTGGTTGGCGAACACGGCTTCCGACGACTTGAAGCCGACCGTGTTCGAGTTGGCGATATTGTTGCCGACGACGTCGATCGTCGTCTCGGCGGCCGTGAGGCCCGTAAGTGCCGTGTTGAGTGCGGATGACAGACCCATGGGGTCCCCCTCTCTTTCCTGCGAGATTCCAGCGGTATTTGAAACGAATTCGGGCTTGTGGGTTTCCTGGGCGCGGCGCTACGTACGTTCAGCCGACAAGGGTCGGCGATTAGTCCCCGGCCGGGACGACCTCGCGGACGTTGGCCAGCGGCACGCTCGCGTCGCCGATGTGCAGCACTGCCTTGCCGTTGTCCATCGACACACGCTCGACGAGGCCGGTGACGTTCTTCCCGTCGGTGGCCAGCCCGGTGATCTTCTTCGAGATCAAGGTGCCGGCGTTCGACAGTTGTTGACCGAGTAGCACGGAATCAAGCGTGGACGACATCTTGTCGGTCGCGCCGATTTCGCGAATCTGGCTGATCTGCGCCAGTATGTCCGAGTTCTCCAGCGGGTTGAGCGGGTCCTGGTTTTGCAGTTCCGCAATCATCAGCTTCAGGAACTCGTCGAGATCCAAGCCGCGCAGCGGATCGTTCTGCGATTTCTTGCTCGTCGATGAAGAGCCGACGCTCGAAACGGGATCAGTGGCCATGGGATGTTTCCTGCTGGGGCCTGCATGTGTTTCAAATGATGACGTTCAGTCGTCCATTGCTGCCGAGCGCGCGGGCCGGGGCCGGCGTTTCGACGTCGCCCGCCGGCGCTGCCGCAGAGGCGTTGCTCCGCACGCGCGCCTGTCGGGGTGTGCGGTCCTGGTCGAACGGCTGGCGCGGTGAGCCATCGTGCGAATTCGTCCGGACATCGACGTCGAAGCGCTCGATACGGATTTGCTGTTCGGCGAGCCGCTCGCGCAGCACCGGCAGTTGATCGATCAACGCGTGCTGGGCCGCGGCGGTTTCCGCTTCGACCCGGGCCGTCATCACCCCACTGCGCACCGCCACTTCGATCCGCATTGAACCGAGATCGGGTGGGCTCAGCCGCAGGCGGACGACGCCGCCGTCGGGCCAAAGCTGTTGAAACGCCTTGGAAACCCGCTGGACGAATCGCACGCGATCGACCGGCACGGTATTGCCGCCTTCGTTGCCGTTGACCTGTCGAGCGGCGTTCTGTGTCGCTCCGCCGAGCCTTTGGGCGGCCGTCAGGGCGTCTGGCACGCGCGATGGCGCGCCGATGTTCGTGGTCTTGCTCGCGTCGACCGCTGGCGCCGCCGGGTTGTCTTGCTGCGCAGCCGGTACGTCGGACAGCGCGAGCTCGACCTCGGGGGCCAATGCGAGCGTCCCTTCGGTGGCCGTCGCGACGGCCGCATTGGCCTGGGCCGTAGTGTTCGGGGCAGTGCTTGTCGCCGCGTCGGCTGCGACCAGATCTTTCTTGCTCGCGGTGTTTGTGTTGGCCCGCGCGGTGCGCGATTCGCCCTGCCGCACGTTGGGCGTTTCGGTGGAGTCGGTGGTCGCTTGGGGCTT
The sequence above is a segment of the Pirellulales bacterium genome. Coding sequences within it:
- the fliN gene encoding flagellar motor switch protein FliN is translated as MTDDSQRIGQDEIERLLQQAQSGPPRTAKPAAPPGEPPASAAAAQLGQQDIEALLGQTGKPPAAKSNEEDPAKLLGQADIEALLQKNTGPAKRPAAQAPTAAAVAADDSGVAPQDVELLLKQAQDALASIDSGTKQALPDGVRSFKFEEFAGASPTEEQATLDLIRDVELDLKIELGRTHMHLQDVLKLRKGAVVPLDKLAGDPVDIYVNGRLIARGEVLVLNDNFCVRVAELVAGEMARAG
- a CDS encoding flagellar hook-basal body complex protein; translation: MGLSSALNTALTGLTAAETTIDVVGNNIANSNTVGFKSSEAVFANQLLQTRSLGSGPTDTSGGTNPRQVGLGVQVAEITPDFTQGTIEISSTPSDLAIQGDGFFIVEANGAREYTRNGILKTNSANELVTSTGRRLLGHGVDEDFNIVPTELVPLTIPLGAAAVAQATQNVVLEGTLIPNGDLATTAQVLQTAILGDGSTLAPATTDNPDIAVAEQAPDTFTATEGIANATALAQGYYRYKVVYVDAFGNESTPSDDVVVQVTNAGGREVDLGAIPDDTDYANRRIYRTAVQASAALSDPPPTYYRIGTLPVGGAVVYNDNLNDAGLVAQPQLDTDVLDGNYSYRITYFKTGQPESRPSGPTVPVVVSNGRLRLTGFPPDPSGGDFDGIKLYRNLANDNSRFLEVKELNFGEEFIDNYSDDELLTLNHEVDLDGPRVTAATLLTDVLVRDGDTYSHAFEVGTLDFSGKKGGRTLESKTLDVTATTSVLDLMNFMEQSLGIQIPPGPDSINPIPGDSSSFNVGGDVVGGRITLTSNNGRDNAVDVSLSSFSLTTATNQRQVNLGFGVVQQAVGETTAADFVVYDSLGIPLNVRVTVALESRNSTSTTYRWFADSPDNDPASGVGIAVGTGLISFDGEGNVTNVTENTVSIERRNVSSVSPMEFDLDFSSLSGLAAQKSSLAAARQDGSAPGTLSSYIIGEDGLIRGVFSNGASRDLGQIRLVRFANPAGLEQRGENLYAEGVNSGLPVEGDPGTQGIGTLVAGAVELSNTDIGANLIDLILASTQYRGNTRIITAAQQLLDELLNLRR
- a CDS encoding flagellar biosynthesis protein FlgD, coding for MATDPVSSVGSSSTSKKSQNDPLRGLDLDEFLKLMIAELQNQDPLNPLENSDILAQISQIREIGATDKMSSTLDSVLLGQQLSNAGTLISKKITGLATDGKNVTGLVERVSMDNGKAVLHIGDASVPLANVREVVPAGD
- a CDS encoding flagellar motor protein MotB produces the protein MRRGPVDPLLDDHPPVVTQPAWLMTYADLVTLLLTCFIMLVGMSELREPDRYSSLLGAMRNQFGEEAGGWFSTGPSPRAARRRAAWAARSRRQTLLKRNTAGATPSAPIDLSGPAQAGVRVGFAASSTTLAAPALAELDRFAAHVETGSEPVELRTTVDTAGSTPAQVDHALALAQRRTRHVTEALMARRIAAVRIRPEIVLSSLSSQPDQAPAADPRATTGTAGSGAEIEVRLLSGR
- a CDS encoding flagellar hook-length control protein FliK, translated to KPQATTDSTETPNVRQGESRTARANTNTASKKDLVAADAATSTAPNTTAQANAAVATATEGTLALAPEVELALSDVPAAQQDNPAAPAVDASKTTNIGAPSRVPDALTAAQRLGGATQNAARQVNGNEGGNTVPVDRVRFVQRVSKAFQQLWPDGGVVRLRLSPPDLGSMRIEVAVRSGVMTARVEAETAAAQHALIDQLPVLRERLAEQQIRIERFDVDVRTNSHDGSPRQPFDQDRTPRQARVRSNASAAAPAGDVETPAPARALGSNGRLNVII
- a CDS encoding flagellar FlbD family protein, translated to MIKLTRLDGEAFVLNAELIRYVESRPDTFVTLTGGDRLIVRESMDEVVSRALEYQRAKYLLPSLVSQDAAAAHP
- a CDS encoding MotA/TolQ/ExbB proton channel family protein, which encodes MDLATLAGLIVAAGCLLYAVVMAGASPLSFFHTSSLLVVCGGTAGALLIAHPLRQLRGWRAAVGPAFRPRPPDLEALAERIVRLAESARREGLLQLEERLLDDDHPTLQLGVRLAIDGTPTEVLEDIVRTECETAGRQQLATRSMLEQIGRMTPAFGLVGTLLGLIIMLGKMSDPTAVGPGMAVALMTTLYGTLVANCLALPLAEKLTHVHRQEQLARELILRGVLALHAGEHPRVIEQRLCAFLPEPPAATSLRIRRAA